A window of the Bombina bombina isolate aBomBom1 chromosome 3, aBomBom1.pri, whole genome shotgun sequence genome harbors these coding sequences:
- the LOC128653008 gene encoding syntaxin-19-like, translated as MKDRLEELKQKAKELELAGEKESTSKEDDEPGELKQQAVLFEKEPILEGYLLGIRKIQNELTELSENVTRFGQQQKTLVSTMRRFSVLKSECNITQDIKLQAENISKRLALLSQHVKKAEQETEPSSNLTRILKAHQAALYRHFQNIMVKYNETITLKQFKCRTFIIRQLEVAGKEVSEQEVNKMLEQGKWDVFNENLLTEVKITKVKLSELEQKHKELMNLENQIKELKDLFLHIFLLVEEQGELINNIELATSNTADYIQNSQDHFKLAVKYKRRNPCRTLCCCCFPCFK; from the coding sequence ATGAAAGATCGCCTGGAGGAACTAAAGCAGAAGGCAAAAGAACTAGAATTAGCCGGGGAAAAAGAATCTACTTCAAAGGAAGATGATGAACCGGGCGAACTAAAGCAACAAGCTGTTCTATTCGAGAAAGAGCCCATCCTTGAGGGCTATTTACTTGGAATCCGTAAAATTCAAAATGAACTGACGGAACTTTCCGAAAACGTGACAAGGTTTGGGCAGCAGCAGAAGACCCTTGTGTCCACCATGAGAAGGTTTAGCGTACTAAAGAGTGAATGTAACATTACACAAGACATTAAATTACAGGCAGAGAACATAAGCAAGCGCTTGGCACTTTTATCTCAGCATGTAAAAAAAGCGGAACAGGAAACAGAGCCATCATCAAACCTCACTAGGATTCTCAAGGCTCACCAGGCCGCTCTCTACAGACATTTTCAGAATATTATGGTGAAATACAATGAAACAATCACACTCAAGCAGTTCAAATGTAGAACATTCATTATAAGACAACTAGAGGTGGCCGGAAAAGAGGTATCTGAACAAGAAGTGAATAAAATGCTGGAACAAGGCAAATGGGACGTTTTCAATGAGAACTTACTCACAGAAGTTAAGATCACTAAAGTTAAATTATCAGAGCTTGAACAGAAGCACAAGGAGCTGATGAACTTAGaaaatcagataaaggaattaaaagatttatttttacatattttcctTTTAGTAGAGGAACAAGGGGAACTGATTAACAATATTGAACTGGCCACATCCAATACTGCAGATTACATCCAGAATTCACAGGATCATTTTAAACTGGCAGTTAAGTACAAAAGGAGAAACCCATGCAGGACTCTATGCTGCTGTTGTTTTCCTTGCTTTAAATAA